Proteins from a single region of Bacteroidota bacterium:
- a CDS encoding ATP-binding protein, giving the protein MVLAENQKLLIPSKAENMVLVEKLVDDVCDLFDIKEDLYGHILVALTEAVNNSLQHGNKANPDKNIEVTFKMKDSKLFFTVKDHGPGFDHTNLPDPTDPKNIEKPTGRGIFLMKHLSDNVSFEDKGTKVILEFILNKQKPS; this is encoded by the coding sequence ATGGTCTTGGCAGAAAATCAGAAATTACTCATCCCTTCTAAGGCGGAAAACATGGTGCTGGTTGAAAAACTGGTGGACGATGTTTGCGATTTGTTTGACATAAAAGAAGATTTATACGGGCATATTCTCGTAGCGCTCACCGAAGCGGTGAACAATTCTCTTCAGCACGGCAACAAAGCAAACCCCGATAAAAATATTGAGGTGACTTTTAAAATGAAAGACAGCAAATTATTTTTCACGGTAAAAGACCACGGTCCCGGGTTCGATCACACAAATCTTCCCGACCCCACCGACCCGAAGAATATTGAAAAGCCAACCGGCAGAGGAATTTTTCTGATGAAACATCTTTCCGACAATGTTTCTTTTGAAGACAAAGGCACTAAAGTGATTCTGGAATTCATTCTGAACAAACAAAAGCCCTCCTGA
- a CDS encoding twin-arginine translocase TatA/TatE family subunit gives MFNLGGSEIFFILFIILLFFGSKKIPELARGLGKGLREMKEAASGIEKEITKEVNEVKESAEVKKMTDE, from the coding sequence ATGTTCAATTTAGGCGGAAGCGAAATCTTTTTTATCCTGTTCATCATTCTTCTTTTTTTCGGCTCGAAAAAAATTCCCGAACTCGCGCGCGGATTAGGCAAAGGACTGCGCGAAATGAAAGAAGCCGCCAGCGGAATTGAAAAAGAAATTACCAAAGAAGTAAATGAGGTGAAAGAAAGCGCGGAGGTGAAGAAAATGACGGACGAGTAA
- a CDS encoding gliding motility-associated C-terminal domain-containing protein translates to MKKLSFPFIFLLPFFSYSLDWNTSFQTKRFIENKSQFDGRNNLPGTKILYAVDWDAAQIYFTKQGLTYRFDKAERKKEKENEWGKKFRSEKEFREHEKEEHSAKITTALIHLQWENANPDAEVTGEDKSEDYFSYATAAGKNSNFIPAYKKLIYKNLYPNIDVEYIFPEGKEGIKYSLILHPGADVSKVKMKYSGPEKIFTDAEGNIHIPTLFGDIIDHAPFTFYESNHKKISSSFSVKNNVVSFSLPDGEGKANAAIIIDPWTVSPVFTGGLNKAWDVETDYAGNVYVWGDSVTKLKKFNAAGAIQWTYNSGWAASGNWIGTLITQPQTGESYVTSGSSAVIRKISTAGTQAWTANGGSNDEYWHGSFNCDYTQLVMGGTRLTFNPMLQLTGEGRAYTINLTNGSVISSVAVAKVVSFQPFPPPFPAVTNPNEIRALCKAPNGDYHFATFDTIGSFTTALAINYRAATTYTFSYGCAGYGVTNQGVNAIAATNSDLYTLTGATLYRRNISTGAIVNQVSVPNGITTTASGQISMGTGGIDIDSCGNVYVGANGKIHKYDAGLNLLSSANVPAEVYDVAVNTNGEVVACGNGFAASVNMSACKKVSPVCSTSSLAVTAAGVNPKCNAQCNGTATATVSSGTSPYTYTWSNGQTTSTATGLCAGNYTVTVKDASGATSTATVSITQPPAIAATTTITSSSCGGNNGSAAVSSSGGTSPYTYSWSSGQSTSSVSNLSAGNYSVTITDANGCTTSATALITTTPSLSVAVTPTNLLCNGGSNGSASANASGGTAPYTYSWSSGQTTSSVSNLSAGTYTIIITDAAGCAGNQTVSISQPPVITSSVSVTNTTCGSSTGAATVTATGGTGNLTYSWSSGQSTSSISNLAVGNYTCTITDANGCTQTQTANIANANGPNVSASSTNTVTCNGGSNGSAAAAVTGGSAPYTYWWSSGQTISSATGLSAGTYTVVVTDASGCSNLQTITIAQPPAVTATLSSTPANCGTSDGTATANPSGGNAPFTYVWNNFQGTQTATGLSSGTYSVIITDANGCSQTFSVSVGLTGGPKAVAGTSSAIPFGSSVQLSSSGGTTYSWFPSGGLSCTNCANPVATPTASTQYCVSVSDTSGCADTACVKILVEPPCGSGYFLPNAFSPNSDGENDVLKIFPPEIVACIKEFKLAIYDRWGEKVFETTNASQAWDGVPMRQGKVMDSEVVVYVLHIVFVDETTVDKQGNVSILK, encoded by the coding sequence ATGAAAAAACTTTCCTTCCCGTTTATTTTTCTTCTTCCGTTTTTTTCTTACTCGCTCGACTGGAACACTTCCTTTCAAACAAAACGCTTCATCGAAAACAAATCGCAGTTTGACGGCAGAAATAATTTGCCCGGCACAAAAATTTTGTATGCGGTGGATTGGGATGCCGCGCAGATTTATTTTACCAAGCAGGGCTTGACGTACCGCTTCGACAAAGCCGAACGGAAAAAAGAAAAAGAGAATGAATGGGGAAAAAAATTCAGGAGCGAAAAAGAATTCCGCGAGCATGAAAAGGAAGAACACTCCGCAAAAATCACCACCGCGCTCATTCATCTGCAATGGGAAAATGCAAACCCCGATGCGGAAGTAACAGGCGAAGACAAATCGGAAGATTATTTCAGTTACGCTACGGCAGCGGGAAAAAACAGCAACTTCATTCCCGCCTATAAAAAACTTATTTACAAAAATCTTTATCCGAATATAGATGTGGAATATATTTTCCCTGAAGGAAAAGAAGGAATAAAATATTCTCTTATACTTCACCCGGGAGCGGATGTTTCAAAAGTGAAAATGAAATATTCCGGTCCCGAAAAAATTTTTACCGATGCGGAAGGAAATATTCATATTCCAACATTGTTCGGAGATATTATTGACCATGCTCCTTTTACTTTCTATGAAAGCAATCATAAAAAAATTTCTTCTTCCTTCTCTGTAAAAAATAATGTTGTTTCTTTTTCTCTTCCTGACGGGGAAGGAAAAGCAAACGCTGCAATCATCATTGACCCCTGGACGGTAAGCCCTGTTTTTACCGGTGGACTGAACAAAGCATGGGATGTTGAAACCGACTATGCCGGCAACGTATATGTATGGGGCGATTCGGTAACCAAACTGAAAAAGTTTAATGCCGCAGGAGCGATTCAATGGACATATAATTCAGGATGGGCTGCTTCCGGCAACTGGATTGGAACATTGATTACGCAGCCGCAAACAGGCGAGAGTTATGTTACTTCCGGTTCGTCCGCAGTCATCCGGAAAATAAGTACTGCAGGCACACAGGCATGGACGGCAAACGGAGGAAGCAACGATGAATACTGGCATGGCTCGTTCAACTGCGATTACACGCAACTGGTCATGGGCGGAACGCGGCTCACTTTTAATCCCATGCTTCAACTCACAGGCGAAGGACGGGCATACACTATTAATTTAACAAACGGCTCTGTCATCAGCAGTGTGGCGGTGGCAAAAGTAGTTTCGTTTCAGCCATTCCCTCCGCCTTTTCCAGCAGTAACCAATCCGAATGAAATACGCGCGCTGTGCAAAGCGCCCAATGGCGATTATCATTTTGCTACGTTCGATACCATTGGTTCGTTCACCACCGCGCTCGCCATTAATTACCGCGCGGCAACCACTTATACATTCAGTTACGGCTGCGCGGGCTATGGAGTAACCAACCAGGGAGTGAACGCCATTGCTGCCACCAACTCCGACCTTTATACACTCACAGGCGCCACGCTTTACCGGAGAAATATTTCCACAGGCGCCATTGTAAACCAGGTTTCTGTTCCGAATGGGATAACTACTACTGCGAGCGGACAAATTTCCATGGGCACCGGAGGAATTGACATTGATTCCTGCGGAAATGTGTACGTGGGCGCGAACGGAAAAATTCATAAGTACGATGCAGGTTTGAATCTGCTTTCTTCCGCCAATGTTCCGGCAGAAGTTTACGATGTGGCGGTGAACACCAATGGCGAAGTGGTTGCCTGCGGAAACGGGTTTGCCGCTTCGGTGAACATGTCGGCCTGCAAAAAAGTTTCACCTGTTTGTTCAACTTCTTCGCTGGCAGTAACCGCAGCAGGCGTGAATCCGAAATGCAACGCGCAATGCAACGGCACTGCCACAGCAACCGTTTCAAGCGGAACATCGCCTTATACTTATACCTGGAGCAACGGACAAACTACTTCCACTGCCACAGGATTATGCGCTGGAAATTATACAGTAACTGTGAAAGATGCTTCGGGCGCAACCAGCACGGCAACGGTTTCCATCACGCAGCCGCCCGCCATTGCAGCAACTACCACCATTACTTCTTCTTCGTGCGGAGGAAACAACGGCAGCGCGGCTGTTTCTTCCAGCGGAGGAACATCGCCTTATACTTATTCGTGGAGCAGCGGGCAAAGCACTTCTTCTGTTTCTAATCTTTCCGCAGGAAATTATTCGGTAACTATTACCGATGCAAACGGCTGCACCACTTCCGCCACTGCGCTTATTACCACCACGCCCAGTTTATCGGTGGCGGTAACGCCAACTAATTTACTTTGCAACGGAGGAAGCAACGGCTCGGCTTCTGCCAACGCAAGCGGAGGAACAGCGCCTTATACTTATTCGTGGAGCAGCGGGCAAACTACTTCTTCCGTTTCCAATCTTTCCGCAGGAACATATACTATTATTATTACCGATGCGGCAGGATGCGCGGGCAATCAAACGGTTTCCATTTCACAGCCGCCTGTAATCACTTCGAGCGTTTCGGTTACCAACACCACTTGCGGTTCGAGCACGGGAGCGGCAACCGTGACAGCAACAGGAGGCACGGGAAACTTAACTTATTCGTGGAGCAGCGGGCAATCCACATCTTCCATTTCCAACCTTGCTGTGGGAAATTACACCTGCACTATTACCGATGCGAACGGCTGCACGCAAACACAAACGGCAAACATTGCAAATGCAAACGGACCCAACGTTAGTGCATCCTCCACCAACACGGTTACCTGCAACGGAGGAAGCAACGGCTCGGCAGCGGCAGCGGTAACAGGAGGCAGTGCTCCTTATACATATTGGTGGAGCAGCGGGCAAACCATTTCTTCTGCCACCGGGCTTTCTGCGGGAACATATACCGTTGTTGTTACCGATGCAAGCGGATGCAGCAATCTTCAGACAATAACTATTGCGCAGCCGCCTGCCGTTACTGCAACGCTTTCTTCCACGCCTGCCAATTGCGGCACGAGCGATGGAACCGCCACCGCAAATCCTTCGGGCGGAAATGCTCCTTTCACGTATGTGTGGAATAATTTCCAGGGAACGCAAACCGCTACGGGGCTTTCTTCGGGAACCTACTCTGTAATTATAACCGATGCGAACGGATGCTCCCAAACTTTTTCCGTATCGGTGGGATTGACGGGAGGACCTAAAGCCGTTGCCGGAACAAGTTCAGCGATTCCTTTCGGAAGTTCGGTTCAACTTTCTTCTTCCGGTGGAACAACCTATTCGTGGTTTCCCTCCGGTGGATTGAGTTGCACCAACTGTGCAAATCCTGTTGCCACGCCAACCGCGAGCACCCAATATTGCGTGAGCGTATCTGACACGAGCGGATGCGCGGATACCGCCTGCGTGAAAATTTTGGTGGAACCGCCCTGCGGAAGCGGTTATTTTCTGCCCAACGCTTTTTCGCCCAACAGTGACGGAGAAAACGATGTGCTGAAAATTTTTCCTCCCGAAATTGTTGCCTGCATCAAAGAATTCAAACTTGCAATTTACGACCGCTGGGGCGAAAAGGTTTTTGAAACCACCAATGCTTCACAGGCATGGGACGGAGTTCCGATGCGACAGGGAAAAGTAATGGATTCAGAGGTGGTGGTGTATGTGCTGCATATTGTTTTTGTGGACGAAACCACCGTGGATAAGCAGGGGAATGTTTCGATTTTGAAGTAA